The DNA sequence TCGATCGGCTCGCCCGGGCGTTCGCCGCCGCCGGCCTCGAACTGTCGCTCGTGGGCGGCCCGGTGCGCGACGCCCTCCTGGGCCGCGCGGTGCACGATCTGGACTTCACGACCGACGCGCGCCCGGACGACATCCTCGCCGTGGTCCGGCCGATCGCGGACGCCGTGTGGGACATCGGCCGCGCTTTCGGGACGATCGGAGCCCGCTTCGGCGACGACACGGTCGAGATCACGACCTACCGCAGCGACAGCTACGACGGCGCGACACGCAAGCCGGAGGTGGAGTTCGGCGACACACTGGAGGGCGACCTGCTGCGGCGGGACTTCACGGTCAACGCCCTCGCCCTCCGCATCCCGGAAGTCCGGCTCGTGGACCCGTCCGGCGGAGTGGAGGACCTCCTGGCCCGGCGGATCACCACCCCGTCGAGCCCGGAGGTGTCGTTCGGCGACGACCCGCTGCGGATGATGCGCGCCGCGCGGTTCGCGGCCCAGCTCGGTTTCGAGGTCGACGCGGAGACCCGCGCGGCGATGGCCGACATGGCCGGGCGCATCGGTATCGTCAGCGCCGAGCGCGTGCGCGACGAGCTGACGAAACTGCTGCAGGCCGATGACCCGCGACCCGGCATCGAGCTCCTGGTAGACTCCGGCCTCGCCGACCACGTTCTGCCCGAGGTGCCCGCGCTGCGGCTGGAGGTCGACGAGCACCACCACCACAAGGACGTCTACCAGCACAGCCTCACCGTGCTGGACCAGGCGATCGGCTACGAGAAGGAACGCCATCCCGGGACTCCCCCGGATCTGGTGCTGCGGATCGCCGCGCTCCTCCACGACATCGGCAAGCCGGCGACGCGGCGGTTCGAGCCGGGCGGGGCGGTCAGCTTCTACCACCACGACGTCGTCGGGGGGAAGCTCGCCAAGAAGCGGCTGACGGCCTTGCGGTTCGACAAGGCGACAGTGGACGCGGTCGCGCGGCTGATCGAGCTGCACCTCCGCTTCTTCGGCTACTCCGACGCGCACTGGACCGACTCGGCCGTGCGCCGGTACGTGCGCGACGCCGGCGGCGAGCTGGAACGCCTCCACATGCTGACCCGAGCCGATGTGACCACGCGCAACCGGCGCAAGGCCGACCGGCTCGGCTTCGCCTATGACGACCTCGAGCAGCGCATCGGCGAGCTGCAGGCGCAGGAGGAGCTGGACGCCGTCCGGCCCGACCTCGACGGGGAGCAGGTGATGCGGCTGCTCGGGCTGAAGCCCGGGCGGGAGGTCGGCCAGGCGCTCTCCTATCTTCTGGAGCTGCGGCTGGACGAAGGGCCGCTCGGCGAGGAGGAGGCCACGCGGCGGCTGCTCGCGTGGTGGGAGGCGCGGTAGGCGTCGCTCTGTAGGCGTCGTCCTCCACAGGGTGGCTCTCGCCGCGGGTTGTCCACGGATCCGCGGATGCCGCCCCGGTCGCCCGCGTCGGTCGGGATGCTGGACGCATGAGCATCGCAGAGACCGTCGCAGACACCATCGTCCAGCACCCCGGCTGGCGTGGGGGCAGCGCATCCGCTACCCTTGATAAGTTGCCCGGGCGGAGTCCTGCCTGCGCAACCGATGTGAAACCCTCCTGCTGCAGAACGTCTGCAGCCGCTGAGACCAGAGGAGGTGGGTTAGTCATGCATCAGTACGAGTTGATGGTCATCCTCGATCCCGAGATCGATGAGCGCACCGTAGCTCCCAGCCTCGACAAGTTCCTCAACGTCGTTCGCAACGAC is a window from the Leifsonia shinshuensis genome containing:
- a CDS encoding CCA tRNA nucleotidyltransferase, with the protein product MQSVAESLDRLGALAKTPTVDRLARAFAAAGLELSLVGGPVRDALLGRAVHDLDFTTDARPDDILAVVRPIADAVWDIGRAFGTIGARFGDDTVEITTYRSDSYDGATRKPEVEFGDTLEGDLLRRDFTVNALALRIPEVRLVDPSGGVEDLLARRITTPSSPEVSFGDDPLRMMRAARFAAQLGFEVDAETRAAMADMAGRIGIVSAERVRDELTKLLQADDPRPGIELLVDSGLADHVLPEVPALRLEVDEHHHHKDVYQHSLTVLDQAIGYEKERHPGTPPDLVLRIAALLHDIGKPATRRFEPGGAVSFYHHDVVGGKLAKKRLTALRFDKATVDAVARLIELHLRFFGYSDAHWTDSAVRRYVRDAGGELERLHMLTRADVTTRNRRKADRLGFAYDDLEQRIGELQAQEELDAVRPDLDGEQVMRLLGLKPGREVGQALSYLLELRLDEGPLGEEEATRRLLAWWEAR